One part of the Microbulbifer sp. THAF38 genome encodes these proteins:
- a CDS encoding transposase: protein MDLLHPLLDVTYKNTKIHRLVYDKAVDSDPLRDSLLSRGIDLICPHRRNKKKVSRQDGRKLRRYARRWKVERTFVWLGNYRRLAVRWERYLSTYRAFFYIACMLITLRKL from the coding sequence GTGGATTTATTACACCCATTACTTGATGTTACGTATAAAAATACAAAGATTCATCGCTTAGTTTATGATAAAGCGGTGGACTCTGATCCTCTTCGAGATAGTCTGCTGAGTCGTGGAATCGACCTTATCTGTCCACACAGGAGAAATAAGAAAAAAGTCTCAAGGCAGGATGGCAGAAAGCTCAGAAGGTACGCTCGCCGTTGGAAAGTGGAGCGGACTTTTGTGTGGCTGGGAAATTACCGCCGTTTAGCTGTTAGATGGGAGCGATATTTGTCTACTTATCGTGCTTTTTTCTATATTGCATGCATGTTAATTACGTTAAGGAAGTTATGA
- a CDS encoding transposase produces the protein MIELCLPELKRGKGGPKPIDNRTCFEGILWVLRSGARWKNLPSCYPSPSTCWRRLQFWEEQGAWL, from the coding sequence GTGATCGAACTTTGTCTTCCTGAGTTAAAACGAGGAAAGGGAGGCCCAAAACCCATTGATAATCGAACTTGTTTTGAAGGCATCCTGTGGGTTTTGCGTTCTGGAGCGCGATGGAAAAATCTTCCTTCATGCTATCCATCACCAAGTACATGCTGGAGAAGGCTTCAGTTTTGGGAAGAGCAAGGAGCTTGGTTATAG